A genomic region of Eriocheir sinensis breed Jianghai 21 chromosome 42, ASM2467909v1, whole genome shotgun sequence contains the following coding sequences:
- the LOC127009863 gene encoding uncharacterized protein LOC127009863 — translation MCIACIFLCSMLGRELRLPVDLATGRPPDVSLPTVTSGFAAALQESLAEVHRRVRGKLKVAGQAMKETYDRRMRDVRYSVGDRVWLHNPRRKRGLSPKLQSPWEGPYTVVAALSDVTYRIRRGRKRPSVVHVDRLWRYHGPGRYSWGHGEEGEDVGPSSSDEDVSEVDHGANENMGGAGEAADVSDDPEQVPGADDAALGATACLPPPASQRRPRRGVGRDG, via the coding sequence atgtgtattgcatgtatttttctgtgttcaatgctcggccgggagctcaggctaccggtggatttggccacggggcggcctcccgacgtgagcttgcccaccgtcacctctggcttcgcagcggcactgcaggaaagcctggctgaggtgcaccgacgcgtacggggcaagctcaaggtggcaggccaggccatgaaggagacatacgaccggcgcatgagggacgtgaggtactccgtgggtgacagagtgtggctgcataacccccgccgtaaacgagggctctcgccgaagctacagagcccctgggaggggccgtacacggtggtggcagccctctctgacgtcacctaccggattcgacggggacgaaagcgcccgtctgttgtccacgtggaccggctgtggcgttaccacggtccagggcgctactcctggggccacggtgaggaaggagaggacgtaggccccagcagcagcgacgaggacgtgtcagaggttgaccacggggcgaacgagaacatgggcggtgcgggcgaagcggcagatgtcagtgacgaccctgagcaagtacctggggccgacgacgcggctctgggtgccaccgcctgcctgccgccgcccgcatcccagcggcgccctcggcgaggcgtcggccgggatggttaa